In one Rugosibacter aromaticivorans genomic region, the following are encoded:
- a CDS encoding glycosyltransferase family 2 protein, whose amino-acid sequence MSAPLVSVIVPVRNGREFIHEALASVCSQSFSDLEIIVIDDGSDDFDYPTLTQLDPRIRVHRLEGSGVSTARNTGMQLACGQFFAFLDADDVWFPGKLAAQIRYFEQHPEVGCVFGGFTKWARADDGAFPPAQSLMQDCQDLITCETERSGWLYSRLLKGLLVGMNTAVIRREVFTRLGGFDASMRIGEDYLFWLKVSRIYPMHALDGPVALYRIHEASAMRLLDPENHLTQLLKIAVSRWGLTNPDGTGLPLDEFKKRLAESEFTHGYNHFWEGSPAVARRAFFRALKGGALPLRSAAYIALTSLRQALRALKNHQPA is encoded by the coding sequence ATGTCAGCGCCCCTCGTCTCTGTCATTGTCCCCGTGCGCAATGGACGCGAATTCATTCACGAAGCCTTGGCCAGCGTTTGCAGCCAAAGCTTCAGCGATCTTGAAATCATCGTGATCGATGATGGTTCGGATGACTTTGATTACCCGACGCTCACGCAGCTGGACCCGCGAATTCGCGTGCATCGCTTGGAAGGCAGCGGTGTTTCCACCGCCAGAAACACCGGCATGCAGCTTGCCTGCGGGCAATTTTTCGCGTTTTTAGATGCTGACGATGTCTGGTTTCCCGGCAAACTGGCCGCTCAGATTCGTTACTTTGAGCAGCACCCGGAAGTCGGCTGCGTGTTTGGCGGTTTCACCAAATGGGCGCGTGCGGATGATGGCGCCTTTCCCCCTGCGCAAAGCCTCATGCAAGATTGCCAAGACCTGATTACCTGCGAGACCGAGCGTTCCGGCTGGCTTTACTCTCGCTTGCTCAAAGGCTTGCTGGTCGGCATGAATACGGCGGTGATACGCCGTGAAGTGTTCACGCGCCTGGGTGGCTTCGATGCGTCGATGCGCATCGGCGAAGATTATCTGTTCTGGCTCAAGGTTTCACGCATCTACCCGATGCACGCACTGGATGGGCCGGTGGCGCTGTATCGCATTCACGAAGCCAGCGCCATGCGGCTTTTGGACCCGGAAAATCATCTCACCCAATTGCTGAAAATCGCGGTCAGCCGCTGGGGGCTTACCAACCCCGATGGCACGGGTTTGCCCTTGGATGAATTCAAAAAACGCCTGGCAGAGAGCGAGTTCACCCATGGTTACAATCATTTTTGGGAAGGCTCTCCGGCGGTGGCACGGCGAGCATTTTTTCGTGCGCTAAAAGGTGGGGCTTTGCCGCTTCGCTCAGCCGCCTACATTGCCCTCACCTCCCTCCGCCAAGCGCTGCGGGCGCTGAAAAATCATCAGCCGGCGTGA
- a CDS encoding glycoside hydrolase family 88 protein, giving the protein MAPKTTSSIDRHARLVSAAQSYAWWLGTRSLWVRSLIKFSGWRLSRLGYRFLGRPSGALTWPLGLTFLCLNAARDQAKKECAWIEKCFQGLIDSQGQSTLAGVAIDRGGLGYAALRLFELTQNPRYLTYAKAQGEAFACLPGAQNGRIPYTVGKQWVLVDTVAFICPFLARLSRLTAVPGYAHIALRQLEALWQHGRADDTWVFHAFDATTLKTSGISGWGRGIGWLLIGMVDTVCELPEGEDKILWLARSQHLLEKLALCQREDGHWPWRLDLPAAPPDSSVTALIAYALARWQQANFAQAACQPQMLARARSAIDSVTDDKGLVGQCSGEAMGIGDYSTAFGSFMWAQAPAVAVDLIAGEGSSPV; this is encoded by the coding sequence ATGGCACCGAAAACCACGTCAAGCATTGACCGCCACGCACGGCTGGTTTCTGCTGCGCAAAGCTATGCCTGGTGGTTAGGTACTCGCTCGCTCTGGGTGCGCTCACTGATCAAATTCTCCGGCTGGCGTTTATCGCGGCTGGGTTATCGTTTTCTGGGCCGCCCATCGGGCGCGCTCACCTGGCCGCTGGGCTTGACTTTTTTATGCCTTAATGCCGCACGCGATCAAGCCAAAAAAGAATGTGCGTGGATAGAAAAATGTTTTCAAGGCCTGATTGACTCACAAGGGCAATCAACCCTCGCTGGTGTGGCAATAGATCGTGGCGGGCTGGGTTATGCCGCGCTGAGATTGTTCGAGTTGACTCAAAACCCGCGCTACCTGACTTATGCCAAGGCGCAGGGCGAGGCATTTGCTTGTTTGCCAGGGGCACAGAATGGCCGCATCCCTTACACGGTAGGGAAACAGTGGGTACTGGTCGATACCGTGGCTTTTATCTGTCCGTTTCTTGCCCGGCTTTCTCGTCTAACCGCAGTGCCAGGTTATGCCCACATTGCCCTGCGCCAGCTAGAAGCCCTATGGCAACATGGACGGGCTGACGATACCTGGGTTTTCCACGCCTTTGATGCCACCACGCTTAAAACCAGTGGCATTTCTGGCTGGGGGCGCGGCATTGGCTGGCTGTTGATCGGCATGGTCGATACCGTCTGCGAATTGCCCGAGGGTGAAGATAAAATCCTGTGGCTGGCTCGCAGTCAGCACTTACTGGAAAAACTCGCCCTCTGCCAGCGCGAAGACGGCCATTGGCCCTGGCGACTGGATTTACCCGCTGCGCCGCCTGATAGTTCAGTCACCGCATTGATTGCCTATGCGCTGGCACGCTGGCAACAAGCGAATTTTGCACAAGCTGCGTGCCAGCCACAGATGCTGGCGCGTGCGCGTTCTGCTATCGACTCAGTAACCGACGATAAAGGCCTTGTCGGCCAATGCTCTGGCGAGGCAATGGGCATCGGGGACTACAGCACCGCTTTTGGATCTTTCATGTGGGCCCAGGCGCCCGCAGTGGCAGTTGATCTTATTGCCGGCGAAGGCTCATCGCCTGTCTGA
- a CDS encoding acyltransferase family protein — protein sequence MARIKTIDTTRGMLMLYIVFIIHGLFWLHLLPQSISSLLLFEMPAIFIVSGYSYYLYEQSKSGQAMQHPNIKAYGLFLAARCTRILLPYMVYAIFCILYVYAMSFIGDGVTVSLLDLTRVWLNPVKAGQGFSTGMLNWHLWFIPVFLIVTAAMPVVTKFRPFKSPHLLILMLGITLFEVLLSEVHLPARNIENLIKQSAFYLIFSLFGYYLAHSKEYFRRVNFLTIAFVSLALLVGVVIAGNDIQLLDMQVNKFPPNELFFLFSCLWISLFLFIAFNKPRVVAWFEKFGDAPWLKPFITSGYSIYLWQGAGYTIATLAGKQLDIPILAVWLLALVMSVAFGLLASPAERVKIRFK from the coding sequence TTGGCGCGCATAAAAACGATTGATACAACGCGTGGCATGTTGATGCTATACATTGTCTTCATTATTCATGGGCTATTTTGGCTACATCTGCTTCCACAATCCATCAGCTCTTTATTGCTGTTTGAGATGCCCGCAATCTTTATCGTTTCCGGCTACTCATATTATTTGTATGAACAGTCAAAAAGCGGCCAGGCGATGCAACATCCGAATATAAAAGCCTACGGCTTGTTTCTCGCCGCACGATGTACACGAATTCTTTTACCCTACATGGTGTATGCGATTTTTTGCATTCTCTATGTGTATGCCATGTCATTTATCGGCGACGGTGTGACAGTCTCACTGCTCGATTTAACACGCGTCTGGTTAAACCCGGTGAAGGCAGGTCAGGGGTTTTCTACTGGCATGCTCAATTGGCATTTGTGGTTTATTCCTGTTTTTTTGATTGTCACTGCTGCCATGCCTGTCGTGACAAAGTTTCGTCCGTTCAAGAGCCCTCATTTATTGATTCTGATGCTCGGGATTACGCTTTTTGAGGTTCTTCTCTCTGAGGTGCACCTACCTGCCAGAAACATTGAGAACCTGATCAAACAATCTGCATTTTATTTGATTTTCTCGTTATTTGGCTATTATCTTGCGCACTCAAAAGAGTACTTCCGCCGAGTCAACTTCTTGACGATTGCATTCGTTTCACTCGCGCTGCTTGTCGGCGTGGTCATTGCTGGCAATGACATTCAGCTGCTGGATATGCAAGTCAATAAATTCCCACCGAACGAATTGTTTTTCTTGTTCTCATGCCTCTGGATCTCTTTATTTTTATTTATCGCATTCAACAAACCACGCGTTGTTGCATGGTTTGAAAAGTTTGGTGATGCCCCCTGGCTGAAGCCTTTCATCACCTCGGGATACTCAATTTATCTCTGGCAAGGCGCTGGCTATACCATCGCCACGTTAGCCGGAAAGCAGCTCGACATACCCATCCTTGCCGTTTGGCTCTTGGCACTGGTAATGTCTGTTGCCTTTGGGCTGCTTGCCTCGCCTGCCGAGCGTGTAAAAATTCGTTTTAAATAA
- a CDS encoding UbiA family prenyltransferase, with the protein MTLVTSDTDRSVPLFVDLDGTLIKTDLLAESALALVKQAPWMIFVMGIWLLRGKAHLKARIAERVSLEIDTLPLQNEFVAYLRAQHASGRAIHLATASDACLAQPVADRLGLFQSVLCSDGKRNLRSEVKLAAILKITNGSPFDYAGNARADFPIWARARQAIVVNPGSGVAHGARQRTEVTQIFDDRPPLWRIWLKQTRLHQWMKNLLIGVPLLTSHAFNTSNLMAVALAFIAFGLVASATYMLNDLLDLASDRRHPRKCRRPFAAGNLGIVPGCIGMVLLLLGGLFLAASISLWFLLALLSYLALTLSYSLYFKTYVLIDVLLLALLYTVRIIAGAIVINVDISSWLLAFSMFTFLSLALVKRGAELVTMEKLEREGAKGRDYQLSDAQAISSMGISAGYLAALVLALYVDSPAVIGHYSHPRLLWLLCPLMLYWTSRLWIKTSRGEMHDDPLVFSLRDRGSWIVFVAMAIVTFIAI; encoded by the coding sequence ATGACCTTAGTGACCTCAGACACCGACCGTTCCGTGCCGTTATTCGTTGATCTCGATGGCACACTCATCAAGACGGATCTACTGGCGGAAAGTGCGCTGGCACTGGTCAAACAAGCGCCGTGGATGATCTTTGTCATGGGTATCTGGCTGTTGCGCGGCAAGGCCCATCTGAAAGCCCGCATCGCCGAGCGCGTTAGCCTGGAGATCGACACACTGCCGCTACAAAATGAGTTCGTTGCCTACCTGCGAGCACAGCATGCATCAGGGCGCGCCATTCACCTCGCCACGGCCTCGGACGCCTGTCTTGCGCAACCCGTAGCGGATCGTCTCGGCCTTTTTCAGAGCGTGCTATGCAGCGATGGCAAACGCAATTTGCGCAGCGAAGTCAAATTGGCCGCAATATTGAAAATCACTAACGGTTCCCCTTTCGATTATGCGGGCAACGCCAGGGCCGACTTTCCCATCTGGGCCCGTGCGCGCCAAGCCATTGTGGTAAACCCCGGTTCAGGCGTAGCGCATGGCGCACGACAACGCACGGAAGTCACCCAGATTTTTGATGATAGACCCCCGCTGTGGCGTATCTGGTTAAAACAAACGCGCCTGCACCAGTGGATGAAAAATCTGCTGATTGGTGTGCCTCTGCTGACTTCCCACGCGTTCAACACCAGCAACCTGATGGCTGTTGCGCTGGCATTTATTGCCTTCGGCCTTGTCGCGTCTGCGACCTACATGCTTAATGACCTGCTTGATCTCGCCAGTGACCGCAGGCATCCCCGCAAGTGTCGACGGCCCTTCGCTGCGGGTAATCTGGGCATCGTGCCAGGCTGCATTGGCATGGTTCTGTTGCTGCTCGGCGGCCTGTTTCTCGCCGCCAGCATCTCGCTGTGGTTTTTGTTGGCACTGTTGAGTTACCTCGCGCTCACGCTGTCGTACTCACTCTACTTCAAGACCTATGTGCTGATCGACGTGCTCTTGCTCGCTCTGCTTTATACGGTACGCATCATTGCTGGTGCGATTGTCATCAACGTTGATATCTCTTCATGGCTGCTAGCCTTCTCGATGTTCACCTTCCTTAGCCTGGCGTTGGTCAAGCGCGGGGCAGAACTGGTCACCATGGAAAAACTTGAACGCGAGGGTGCCAAAGGCCGGGATTATCAGCTCAGCGATGCTCAAGCCATTAGCAGCATGGGTATCTCGGCTGGATACCTCGCCGCACTAGTGCTGGCGCTGTATGTGGACAGCCCGGCCGTGATTGGCCATTACAGCCACCCACGCCTGCTGTGGTTACTTTGCCCGTTGATGTTGTACTGGACTTCCCGATTGTGGATCAAAACCTCGCGTGGCGAAATGCACGACGACCCACTGGTATTCAGCCTGCGTGATCGCGGCAGCTGGATTGTCTTTGTTGCCATGGCCATCGTCACATTTATCGCTATCTGA
- a CDS encoding acyltransferase family protein, whose translation MSLGGYNIDAQYRYPWIDVLRGIAILMVIAVHASHGLKGSESLVKTIFGFGGYGVQLFFVASAMTLCMSLENNYGKPRWLMKYAVRRYFRIAPMYYVGIVLYFFWSFAKNYTQNGLFGPLPQYTVTNVLTNIVFIHGFFPEAYNNIVPGGWSIGTEVAFYVLFPCLFLLYRKIKRPFLLSVLLIAGCYVLISLVQGWFGQSTVSSAFLYFNIANQLHIFIIGMLGFYFFPVIARLPFPVLMLLLFLSGMIGYHISSIVVANIPFLVLAAYAVAFVVLAAFVARLKFKTVWLGEIGRRSFSMYVVHFLFMNVIDYSFNHGSGLLTEYPNLKALVHFGVAVLATYWVAGLTKRWVEDPCIQFGSRLIKNRSSHDKSTQS comes from the coding sequence GTGAGTTTAGGCGGCTACAATATTGACGCGCAATACCGCTACCCATGGATCGACGTTCTGCGTGGCATCGCCATTCTGATGGTGATCGCAGTGCATGCGAGCCACGGGCTGAAAGGCAGCGAGTCGCTGGTCAAGACGATATTCGGTTTCGGTGGTTATGGCGTGCAGTTGTTTTTTGTTGCCTCCGCCATGACGCTCTGTATGTCGCTGGAAAATAACTACGGCAAGCCCCGCTGGCTGATGAAATATGCTGTTCGACGATATTTTCGTATTGCCCCGATGTACTACGTTGGGATCGTTTTGTATTTCTTCTGGTCTTTTGCAAAAAACTATACCCAGAATGGATTGTTCGGCCCGCTGCCTCAATACACGGTGACGAACGTGCTGACCAACATCGTTTTCATTCACGGGTTTTTCCCCGAGGCGTACAACAACATTGTTCCCGGTGGCTGGTCTATTGGCACAGAGGTAGCGTTTTATGTGCTTTTCCCTTGTCTGTTTTTGCTGTATCGAAAGATCAAGCGACCGTTCTTGCTGAGTGTGTTGCTCATCGCCGGCTGTTATGTGCTCATCTCCCTGGTTCAAGGGTGGTTCGGACAATCAACCGTCAGCAGTGCATTCTTGTATTTCAATATTGCCAACCAGCTGCATATTTTCATTATCGGCATGCTGGGGTTTTATTTTTTTCCAGTCATTGCCAGGCTCCCTTTCCCCGTGCTCATGCTGCTGCTTTTCTTGTCGGGAATGATTGGCTATCACATCAGCTCGATCGTCGTTGCTAATATCCCGTTTCTGGTATTGGCTGCTTATGCCGTGGCTTTTGTCGTTCTTGCTGCATTCGTGGCACGGCTCAAATTCAAGACAGTCTGGCTCGGCGAAATTGGCCGCCGTTCATTCTCCATGTATGTGGTGCACTTTCTTTTCATGAATGTCATCGATTACAGCTTCAATCACGGTAGCGGTTTATTGACGGAATATCCCAACCTGAAAGCGCTGGTACATTTTGGAGTTGCCGTGCTGGCCACGTATTGGGTTGCGGGGCTCACCAAACGCTGGGTTGAAGATCCTTGCATTCAGTTCGGTTCACGATTGATAAAAAACCGATCAAGCCACGATAAATCCACACAGAGTTGA
- a CDS encoding polysaccharide pyruvyl transferase family protein, which produces MNLIRVLLYVPVPETQAFLPVKRGVFQEAKSFLKRHWEIEKSVRSGKLCLSDYHHIRTLSSNRGDIAIGTAVKESLVRAFREDGCEITVAGWDSLSPTSVSWINDEFDLFVIGGGGYIFLDSGGFLNHRKKDIEFLKDITVPIVAYGIGLNRLMYEKTIDVDAFTTLPTETKNYLNYFSNVVSEISVRDLPTQQLFQRAAKRDSVLTGDPALFLGLDETPSSLSIRSGESNGEVGINVAAHGWRALKILEQVMPVLEPIFFELESKSAKELSYFLHDNLEYPVVEYLRRRGLHLRLVDGLPKVLSEGYRSMDFVVSQMLHSSILAFSVGTPAINIAYDLKSAAFFELFNLSEYSIPWNQLNHERLRYSMDRMRCSLQEVKATIAERRTDLLAEQERFLSRVISLVGQD; this is translated from the coding sequence ATGAATTTAATTAGAGTTTTGCTTTATGTTCCAGTGCCTGAGACCCAAGCATTTTTACCCGTAAAGAGAGGGGTTTTTCAGGAGGCCAAGTCATTTCTTAAGCGCCATTGGGAAATTGAAAAGTCGGTCCGTTCCGGGAAACTCTGTTTAAGTGATTATCACCATATCCGTACGCTGTCATCGAACAGGGGGGATATAGCTATCGGTACAGCTGTAAAAGAAAGTTTAGTTCGCGCCTTCCGAGAAGATGGTTGCGAAATAACTGTGGCAGGGTGGGACTCTCTTTCACCGACGTCAGTCTCTTGGATAAATGATGAATTCGATTTATTTGTAATTGGTGGCGGCGGGTATATTTTTCTCGATTCAGGAGGATTCCTTAATCACCGTAAAAAAGATATTGAATTTCTTAAGGACATTACGGTCCCGATTGTGGCGTATGGAATCGGATTGAATCGGTTGATGTATGAAAAGACGATTGATGTGGACGCATTCACCACGTTACCGACAGAGACAAAAAATTACCTCAATTATTTTTCTAATGTGGTGTCCGAGATTAGTGTAAGAGACTTGCCTACGCAGCAGCTCTTCCAGAGGGCCGCTAAAAGAGATTCTGTACTTACCGGTGATCCAGCGCTTTTCCTGGGTTTAGATGAGACACCGTCCAGCCTCTCGATAAGAAGTGGTGAATCTAACGGTGAAGTGGGAATCAATGTCGCGGCTCATGGCTGGCGAGCGCTGAAGATACTTGAGCAAGTGATGCCCGTTCTTGAGCCAATTTTCTTTGAATTGGAATCGAAAAGCGCGAAAGAGCTTTCTTATTTCCTCCATGACAACCTGGAATATCCGGTCGTCGAGTATCTAAGGCGGCGGGGGCTTCATCTTCGGCTGGTAGATGGTTTACCGAAAGTCTTGTCTGAAGGATACCGATCCATGGATTTTGTGGTGAGCCAAATGCTGCATTCGTCTATCTTGGCTTTCAGTGTGGGGACTCCTGCTATCAATATTGCCTACGATTTGAAAAGTGCAGCATTTTTTGAACTATTTAATTTGTCCGAGTATTCCATTCCGTGGAATCAACTTAACCATGAGCGCTTGCGATATTCAATGGATAGGATGCGCTGCTCTCTTCAGGAAGTAAAAGCTACTATCGCTGAACGGCGCACTGATCTCTTGGCTGAGCAAGAGCGGTTTTTGAGCAGAGTAATTAGTCTTGTTGGGCAGGATTAG
- a CDS encoding GNAT family N-acetyltransferase, producing MASLNLSSRITKVNLLSDEEVDLWIALSSSAKRPISPFMSYQFSLACAEAGRDVNVAFFYSSNDFSFLFPFEYRSLSDRIFSAANRVGGNMSDCMGVLAKDELLVLPESLLTRFNSVFFDHSPLTLWGATGCDLQSSEVDRILNIGASVADYWESRHALHKQRIANLANRRRKIVKEYGELSFFESDLVTEDQVDFVIEQKRRQYKKTNAKDIFLDPFPAKLMHILRKIDSTYCKLFLSELYVGDKWVASHLGIRNGSLLHYWFPIYSEAFRPFSPGLLLLENIINHMPENALQLIDFGEGDADYKRMFATDEYTNFKAFINTVSVGGLMSKASAAIKWRLEKLYSSTT from the coding sequence ATGGCATCGCTAAATCTTTCAAGTCGCATCACCAAAGTGAATCTCCTCTCTGACGAAGAGGTTGATCTTTGGATTGCTCTGTCGTCCTCTGCAAAAAGACCTATTAGCCCTTTTATGAGCTACCAGTTCTCACTTGCTTGCGCAGAAGCCGGAAGAGACGTTAATGTGGCATTCTTTTACAGTTCGAACGATTTTTCCTTTTTATTTCCTTTCGAGTATCGATCTTTATCGGATCGTATCTTTTCTGCCGCGAATCGTGTCGGAGGAAATATGTCTGACTGTATGGGAGTGCTTGCGAAAGATGAACTGCTGGTTTTGCCTGAGAGCTTACTAACTAGATTCAATAGTGTATTTTTCGATCATTCACCTTTAACTTTATGGGGTGCTACGGGGTGTGATCTTCAGAGTTCAGAGGTCGATCGAATATTGAATATTGGTGCGTCAGTCGCCGATTATTGGGAAAGCCGCCATGCTTTGCACAAACAAAGAATTGCAAATCTAGCAAATCGGCGTCGAAAAATAGTTAAAGAGTATGGTGAGCTTTCATTTTTTGAAAGTGACTTAGTCACGGAGGATCAAGTTGACTTTGTGATTGAGCAAAAGCGACGTCAGTACAAAAAAACCAACGCGAAAGATATTTTTCTTGACCCATTTCCAGCCAAGCTTATGCATATTCTTAGGAAAATTGATTCTACATACTGCAAATTGTTCTTATCAGAACTATATGTTGGTGATAAATGGGTTGCCTCTCACCTGGGTATTAGAAATGGTTCGTTACTACATTATTGGTTTCCAATTTATTCGGAAGCTTTTCGCCCATTTTCTCCCGGATTATTGCTGCTTGAAAACATCATTAATCATATGCCGGAGAATGCGTTACAGTTAATCGACTTTGGTGAAGGGGACGCAGACTACAAAAGAATGTTTGCGACTGATGAGTACACGAATTTCAAGGCTTTTATCAACACAGTATCTGTCGGTGGGCTCATGTCGAAAGCCAGTGCAGCGATAAAGTGGCGTTTGGAAAAGCTGTATAGCTCGACCACTTAA
- a CDS encoding GNAT family N-acetyltransferase yields the protein MTSFTLDKNLHIRRIDELTAEEVAVWDQLLLADDLRRAFMSHRYARVVAETGGDVVVLVLYDTHTPCGFLPLQRIAGLRGKVGIFEPVGDVMTDYFGLIAADGVHIRIEKLLAATHGRVNAVLFSHLDETQSRFGLVGEEPRTGLRTWLCTSLGTSLETPASDYWVNLRKSDKKLVYDTERREKKLINEIGPVTFEWTSQNPASDMAWLIESKKAQYTRTGKGQAPLFDSRKVALLNRLLQSQEENCQGVLSALRCDKEIIAGHFGLRCYDMLHVWFPVYSPQYSIYSPGRVLFKYLLAAASHRGVRVFDRGEGDAQAKRDFANEEHSFTRGLWHVAGWKGLRVRVALGTFWRMSRWSGQ from the coding sequence ATGACGTCATTCACCCTCGATAAAAATCTTCATATCCGGCGCATTGACGAACTCACGGCAGAAGAGGTTGCCGTTTGGGACCAATTGCTTCTGGCTGATGATTTGCGGCGTGCCTTCATGAGCCACCGCTATGCGCGCGTCGTTGCTGAAACGGGGGGCGATGTGGTTGTCTTGGTACTCTATGACACCCACACCCCCTGCGGATTCTTGCCATTGCAACGAATTGCTGGCCTGCGAGGGAAAGTGGGAATTTTTGAGCCCGTGGGCGATGTGATGACCGATTATTTTGGTTTGATCGCAGCAGACGGTGTGCATATCAGGATAGAAAAACTTTTGGCAGCAACGCACGGAAGAGTAAACGCGGTATTGTTTTCTCATCTGGATGAAACGCAGTCGCGGTTTGGTCTGGTCGGGGAAGAGCCGCGAACGGGGCTGCGCACATGGCTTTGCACCTCGCTCGGCACCTCGCTTGAAACCCCCGCCAGCGATTACTGGGTGAATTTACGCAAGTCTGACAAAAAATTGGTCTACGACACCGAGCGTCGCGAAAAGAAGCTGATCAATGAAATCGGCCCCGTAACATTCGAATGGACCTCGCAAAATCCAGCCAGCGATATGGCCTGGCTGATTGAATCAAAAAAAGCGCAATACACCCGCACAGGAAAAGGGCAAGCCCCGTTGTTTGATAGCCGGAAAGTGGCGTTGCTCAATCGTCTTCTGCAGTCACAAGAAGAAAATTGCCAGGGAGTTTTATCTGCCCTGCGCTGTGATAAAGAAATCATCGCAGGGCACTTCGGGCTGCGCTGCTATGACATGCTGCACGTCTGGTTTCCGGTGTACAGCCCACAATACTCCATCTACTCACCCGGGCGGGTTTTGTTCAAGTATCTCCTTGCGGCAGCCTCACATCGCGGCGTTCGGGTGTTCGATCGTGGTGAGGGTGATGCGCAGGCGAAGCGTGATTTTGCTAACGAAGAACACAGTTTTACACGTGGATTATGGCATGTGGCGGGATGGAAGGGCTTGCGCGTTCGCGTTGCGCTTGGGACTTTCTGGCGCATGAGCCGATGGAGTGGTCAGTGA
- a CDS encoding polysaccharide deacetylase family protein: MSVAKNVLRKILYSVGIFGLIHRLRNRHTLTVFMFHRVLPKQSAEYQTAEKEFTFSVEGFGRCLDFIQRHYHIVSQADVTAHLNGQQRLPQCAGLITFDDGWRDTLTHALPELKKRALPAVLFLATEVVDLQANDWWQDVLVEFIAQEGGLSRLESAVEALRASALDPDEKSALVGRRQPAEDDAFRLCHVTATLAAMDESQRQAILQPMVSRPPGARQMLSRADLDLLRPWITIAGHGHSHAPLSHHPRARDDLATCRAQLQAIGGEDTVMSFPHGAYDETTLDQAQAAGFRVCYSSDPTLVSTSSARPTRAPLGRIHIPENEWTCDENGIAAEKLATFVFFRTIEQ, encoded by the coding sequence ATGTCCGTGGCAAAAAATGTCTTGCGCAAGATTTTGTACAGCGTGGGGATATTCGGTCTGATCCATCGCCTGCGCAATCGCCACACGCTCACTGTGTTTATGTTTCATCGCGTGTTGCCAAAACAGTCTGCCGAATATCAAACCGCTGAAAAAGAATTCACGTTTTCTGTCGAAGGTTTTGGTCGTTGCCTCGATTTCATTCAGCGGCATTACCACATCGTCTCGCAAGCCGATGTCACCGCCCACCTGAATGGTCAGCAGCGCTTGCCCCAATGCGCCGGGCTGATTACCTTTGATGATGGCTGGCGCGACACACTAACCCATGCCTTGCCCGAACTCAAAAAGCGCGCCTTGCCTGCCGTGCTTTTTCTGGCGACTGAGGTCGTTGATCTGCAAGCCAACGACTGGTGGCAAGATGTTCTCGTCGAATTTATCGCGCAAGAGGGTGGGCTAAGTCGCCTGGAGTCTGCGGTTGAGGCACTGAGAGCATCTGCGCTTGATCCAGATGAAAAGTCGGCGCTGGTGGGACGGCGCCAACCCGCAGAAGACGACGCATTTCGTCTGTGTCATGTAACAGCCACCTTGGCGGCGATGGATGAATCACAACGCCAGGCGATTTTGCAACCGATGGTTTCCCGTCCGCCGGGCGCGCGGCAAATGCTCAGCCGTGCCGATCTTGATTTACTTCGCCCGTGGATCACCATCGCCGGCCACGGACACAGCCATGCACCACTCTCGCATCATCCACGTGCCCGTGACGATCTGGCCACTTGTCGGGCGCAACTGCAAGCTATTGGCGGCGAAGACACGGTCATGTCCTTCCCGCATGGCGCGTATGACGAAACCACGCTTGACCAAGCGCAAGCCGCAGGATTTCGTGTGTGTTATTCCAGTGACCCGACGCTGGTGAGCACCTCCAGCGCCAGACCAACACGTGCCCCGCTCGGGCGCATTCATATTCCGGAAAATGAATGGACATGCGATGAAAACGGTATCGCCGCTGAAAAGCTGGCAACGTTTGTTTTTTTTCGCACGATAGAACAATGA